The following proteins are co-located in the Polyangiaceae bacterium genome:
- the trpB gene encoding tryptophan synthase subunit beta yields the protein MSRAGYFAEFGGRFVAETLVPALEELADATERIVPSAEFQREWREWLASYVGRPTPLSEAARLAAQLGSNRVRRVVLKREDLCHTGAHKINNALGQVLLAKRLGKTRIIAETGAGQHGVATATACAVLGLPCEVYMGAEDVARQAPNVLRMKMLGATVLPVRSGSRTLKDAMNEALRDWVTNVRTTHYCVGSAAGPHPYPTLVAELQRVIGDEARAQWQELYGGLPDAVVACVGGGSNAIGTFRAFIDDEVALYGVEAAGEGLTTERHAATLSRGRVGVLHGARTLVLMDDDGQVLDAHSVSAGLDYPGVGPEHAALQATGRATYLAVDDAAAIAAAHGVARTEGILVALETAHAFAALDAIAARERERLGRPVDLLVTLSGRGDKDLATLSKDLP from the coding sequence ATGAGTCGCGCTGGCTACTTCGCCGAATTTGGCGGTCGGTTCGTGGCCGAAACTCTGGTTCCGGCTCTAGAGGAGCTGGCCGACGCCACCGAGCGCATCGTTCCGTCCGCGGAGTTCCAGCGCGAGTGGCGCGAGTGGCTCGCCAGCTACGTGGGGCGCCCGACGCCCCTCAGCGAGGCGGCCCGTTTGGCCGCGCAGTTGGGAAGCAACCGAGTGCGTCGAGTCGTGCTCAAACGCGAAGACTTGTGTCACACCGGGGCGCACAAGATCAACAACGCCCTGGGCCAGGTGCTGCTCGCCAAGCGGCTGGGTAAGACGAGGATCATCGCCGAGACAGGCGCGGGCCAACATGGCGTTGCGACCGCAACCGCGTGCGCCGTGTTGGGGCTGCCCTGCGAGGTGTACATGGGCGCCGAGGACGTGGCGCGCCAGGCGCCCAACGTGTTGCGGATGAAAATGCTGGGGGCCACGGTGCTGCCCGTCCGCAGCGGTTCGCGCACGCTGAAAGATGCCATGAACGAGGCCCTGCGCGACTGGGTGACGAACGTGCGCACGACGCACTACTGCGTCGGTTCTGCTGCTGGACCCCACCCCTATCCGACTCTGGTTGCGGAGCTGCAGCGCGTGATCGGCGACGAAGCACGGGCGCAGTGGCAGGAGCTCTACGGCGGGCTGCCCGATGCCGTGGTCGCTTGCGTCGGTGGCGGATCGAACGCCATCGGGACGTTTCGCGCCTTCATCGACGACGAGGTGGCGCTCTACGGTGTCGAAGCTGCGGGAGAAGGCCTCACCACTGAACGCCACGCCGCGACCCTGAGCCGTGGCCGCGTTGGCGTGCTCCACGGGGCGCGTACCCTGGTGTTGATGGACGATGATGGCCAAGTGCTCGACGCTCATTCGGTCAGCGCAGGGCTGGACTATCCGGGTGTCGGGCCCGAACACGCGGCGCTCCAGGCCACGGGGCGCGCAACCTACCTGGCGGTGGACGATGCTGCCGCCATCGCTGCAGCACACGGCGTCGCTCGCACCGAAGGCATCCTGGTCGCCTTGGAGACGGCTCACGCCTTTGCGGCGCTCGATGCCATCGCAGCACGTGAGCGCGAGCGACTCGGTCGACCGGTCGATCTGTTGGTCACCTTGTCGGGACGTGGAGACAAGGATCTCGCGACCCTCAGCAAGGACCTGCCATGA
- the trpA gene encoding tryptophan synthase subunit alpha, giving the protein MTLGRLEHCFAACRHQGRPALVIYLTIGDPSVEDSLACARAALDAGADILELGVPFSDPTADGPTIAAASRRAIAGGGSLRAALSVAERLRAETKAPLVLFTYMNPVMAFGEARLPAAAAAAGLDALLLVDLPPEEGEALRSAARAADVGLVPLIAPTSSPARAGLLLGAARGFAYYVSLTGVTGTADAPLATAATAAKELAARHGLPVVVGFGVDSAEKAAQLAAAGVDGVVVGSAVVRAIAAANSRETRVSATHELVAGLRAALG; this is encoded by the coding sequence ATGACGCTCGGTCGCCTGGAGCACTGCTTCGCAGCGTGTCGCCACCAGGGCCGGCCCGCACTGGTGATCTACCTCACCATCGGCGACCCCAGCGTCGAAGACAGCCTGGCTTGTGCGCGCGCAGCGCTGGACGCAGGTGCGGATATTCTCGAACTCGGAGTGCCGTTCTCGGATCCCACGGCGGATGGCCCGACCATTGCCGCAGCGAGCCGGCGGGCGATCGCTGGCGGTGGCAGCCTGCGAGCGGCGCTATCGGTCGCGGAGCGACTGCGCGCCGAGACGAAAGCGCCCTTGGTGCTGTTCACCTACATGAATCCGGTGATGGCCTTCGGTGAAGCGCGATTGCCTGCGGCGGCCGCGGCCGCGGGCCTCGATGCGCTGCTCCTGGTCGACCTTCCGCCCGAGGAAGGCGAAGCGCTGCGCAGCGCCGCCCGGGCAGCGGATGTTGGCCTGGTGCCGCTGATCGCGCCGACTAGTTCGCCCGCGCGCGCCGGGCTTCTGCTCGGCGCCGCGCGCGGATTCGCCTACTACGTCTCCCTCACCGGCGTCACGGGCACTGCGGACGCTCCGCTTGCCACCGCGGCAACCGCGGCCAAGGAACTGGCTGCGCGACACGGCCTGCCCGTCGTGGTCGGATTTGGGGTCGACAGTGCGGAAAAAGCCGCGCAGCTCGCCGCAGCCGGCGTGGACGGTGTGGTGGTGGGCAGCGCCGTGGTGCGCGCGATCGCAGCGGCAAACAGTCGTGAGACCCGTGTCAGCGCCACCCACGAGCTCGTCGCAGGCTTGCGGGCGGCGCTGGGCTAG
- a CDS encoding DUF4139 domain-containing protein has protein sequence MKKTIAALSLVAGIAPGALSAAPAKKSSSSADRKDVSITVYNQNFGLVREVRDLNLGTGQVDLAFKDVASQIQPETVSIKAAGGGLSVLEQNYRFDLLTPQKLLEKHVGRKVKLHRYNERLGKEETFDAELLSVAEGPVYKIGDQVTYGFPGRVSFPGVPDNLMSKPTLVWRLDSKRAKPQVEVTYLTRGITWKADYVFVINDKDTLGDLTGWVTLNNTSGASYENARLKLVAGDVQRVADTTSYSKRSMAAEASGAKDGFSEESFFEYHLYTLNRPADVLENEQKQVTLLEAPGAKVNKKLIYYGQQYWYRSRYGEVQKNQKVGVYLDLQNSKQNGLGMPLPQGVVRVYKADKSGSKQFIGEDHIDHTPRDERVRIKMGEAFDVVGDRKQMSWKSFGSCTTESEWEIELRNHKDSAEQVEIYEPIGGDWTVLSSTHPHKKKDAFTFTFDVKVPARGKTQIKYRVRVRWC, from the coding sequence CAAGAAGAGTTCGAGTTCCGCCGACCGCAAGGACGTCAGCATCACGGTCTACAATCAAAACTTCGGCTTGGTGCGCGAGGTGCGCGACCTGAATCTCGGCACGGGCCAGGTGGACCTCGCGTTCAAGGACGTGGCCTCTCAGATCCAACCCGAAACCGTGTCGATCAAGGCTGCAGGGGGCGGCCTCAGCGTGCTCGAGCAGAACTACCGCTTCGATCTGCTCACTCCCCAGAAGCTGTTGGAGAAGCACGTGGGTCGCAAGGTGAAACTCCATCGCTACAACGAGCGACTAGGCAAGGAGGAAACCTTCGATGCGGAGTTGCTCTCGGTGGCGGAAGGCCCGGTGTACAAGATCGGCGACCAGGTGACCTACGGATTCCCGGGCCGCGTGAGCTTCCCAGGCGTACCAGACAACCTGATGTCGAAACCGACCTTGGTGTGGCGCCTGGACAGCAAGCGCGCGAAGCCGCAGGTAGAGGTCACCTACCTCACGCGCGGCATCACCTGGAAGGCCGACTACGTGTTCGTCATCAACGACAAGGATACGCTGGGCGATCTGACTGGATGGGTGACGTTGAACAACACCTCCGGAGCCAGCTACGAGAACGCGCGCCTGAAGCTCGTGGCGGGAGACGTGCAACGTGTGGCCGACACGACGAGCTATTCGAAACGCAGCATGGCGGCGGAGGCGAGCGGCGCAAAGGACGGTTTCAGCGAAGAGAGCTTCTTCGAGTACCACCTGTACACCCTGAACCGTCCCGCGGACGTGCTGGAGAACGAGCAGAAGCAGGTCACGTTGCTGGAAGCGCCGGGCGCAAAGGTCAACAAGAAGCTCATCTACTACGGGCAACAGTACTGGTACCGCAGCCGCTACGGCGAGGTTCAGAAGAACCAGAAGGTCGGCGTCTACTTGGACCTGCAGAACAGCAAGCAAAACGGCCTCGGCATGCCTTTGCCCCAGGGTGTGGTGCGCGTGTACAAGGCCGACAAGAGCGGCTCCAAGCAATTCATCGGCGAGGATCACATCGACCACACGCCCCGCGACGAGCGCGTGCGCATCAAGATGGGGGAAGCCTTCGACGTCGTTGGCGACCGCAAGCAGATGTCTTGGAAGAGCTTCGGTTCCTGCACGACCGAGAGCGAATGGGAGATCGAACTGCGCAATCACAAGGATAGCGCCGAGCAAGTCGAGATCTATGAGCCCATTGGCGGCGACTGGACCGTGCTCAGTTCGACCCATCCTCACAAGAAGAAGGACGCCTTCACCTTCACCTTCGACGTGAAGGTGCCCGCGCGCGGCAAGACGCAGATCAAGTACCGCGTGCGCGTGCGTTGGTGCTGA